The nucleotide sequence CGTCGCCCTCGTAGAAGACCGCCGCCTGGCCGGGGGTGACCGCGCGTTGGGCCCGCTCGAACTCGACGACGATTCTCGCGCCTGCCTCGGGGTGCAGGACGGCCTTGGCTTCGGCGTGCCGGTAGCGGATCTTGACCGAGGCCGGCCGCGGCGCCGCAAGCCCCGCGATCCCGACCCAATTGAGATCCTCGACGACGAGGCTCCGGCGGAAGAGGGCCTCGTTCGGCCCGGCCGTGATCCGGTTGGCCGCGGCATCGATGCCGACGACATAGAGCGGCCGCGGCGCGGCGATGCCGAGACCCTTGCGCTGGCCGATGGTGTAATGGGCGATCCCGGCATGGCGGCCGAGCGGCCTCCCGGCGAGGTCGACGATGGCCCCCGGCCGGAACGCCTCCGGGGCGCGCGCCCGCAGGAACCCGGCGTAATCGTCGTCGGGGACGAAGCAGATCTCCTGGCTCTCCGGCTTATGCGCGACGGGCAGCCCCCACCTCTCGGCCAGGGCGCGGACTTCCGGCTTGCGCAGGGAACCGACCGGGAACAGCGTCTTA is from Candidatus Aminicenantes bacterium and encodes:
- the mnmA gene encoding tRNA 2-thiouridine(34) synthase MnmA, whose product is MSGGVDSSVAAALLREAGHEVIGLTMNLFGLPRAVCASEELRSCCGSSARRDAGAVAAALGIPFYTADFRRTFEKAVIEDFVSEYARGRTPNPCLRCNRFVKFGPLLRRASRLGATVVATGHYARVERDAGSGRWLLRKGLDPDKDQSYFLFPLTQAVLAKTLFPVGSLRKPEVRALAERWGLPVAHKPESQEICFVPDDDYAGFLRARAPEAFRPGAIVDLAGRPLGRHAGIAHYTIGQRKGLGIAAPRPLYVVGIDAAANRITAGPNEALFRRSLVVEDLNWVGIAGLAAPRPASVKIRYRHAEAKAVLHPEAGARIVVEFERAQRAVTPGQAAVFYEGDVVLGGGTIV